A portion of the Juglans microcarpa x Juglans regia isolate MS1-56 chromosome 1D, Jm3101_v1.0, whole genome shotgun sequence genome contains these proteins:
- the LOC121260434 gene encoding transcription factor MYB1-like isoform X3: MGRNPAACSKEGLNRGAWTATEDNILTAYITMHGQGKWRDLPKRAGLKRCGKSCRLRWINYLRPDIKKGNITSDEEELIIRLHNLLGNRWSLIAGRLPGRTGNEIKNYWNTKYINNGKKVQDHHPKYPASERTPSKQAQEESNLGPELGSAGKPTEANTGSSDVICTEGTRCTKVVLASGQEEVHDEDQLDSKPVVESLGRLHEPVEFSRFILEENNPPNFMMDFEMDEIFLSDFLNMDFSQLCCFENEGVNLML; this comes from the exons ATGGGAAGGAATCCAGCTGCTTGTTCAAAGGAGGGCTTGAATAGGGGAGCATGGACAGCTACGGAAGACAACATACTAACAGCATATATCACAATGCATGGTCAAGGAAAATGGAGAGACCTTCCCAAAAGAGCAG GGCTTAAGAGATGTGGAAAGAGTTGCCGACTAAGATGGATAAATTATCTTCGACCTGATATTAAGAAAGGCAACATAACCAGTGACGAAGAGGAGCTCATTATTAGGCTTCACAATCTATTGGGGAATAG ATGGAGTCTGATAGCAGGGCGACTTCCAGGCCGAACAGGCAATGAAATCAAGAACTACTGGAACACCAAGTACATTAATAATGGAAAGAAAGTCCAAGATCATCACCCTAAGTACCCTGCCTCTGAACGGACACCGTCAAAACAAGCGCAAGAAGAGTCAAATCTGGGTCCAGAATTAGGGTCAGCTGGAAAACCAACTGAAGCAAATACAGGCTCATCAGATGTAATCTGTACCGAGGGAACTAGGTGCACCAAAGTTGTCCTAGCCTCGGGGCAAGAAGAAGTTCATGATGAGGATCAACTTGACAGTAAACCAGTGGTTGAATCTTTAGGCCGTCTTCATGAACCAGTTGAGTTTTCAAGATTCATTTTGGAGGAAAATAATCCGCCCAACTTCATGATGGATTTTGAGATGGATGAAATCTTCCTTTCGGATTTTCTCAATATGGATTTCTCGCAGCTATGTTGTTTTGAAAATGAGGGTGTTAATTTGATGCTGTAG